Within Antennarius striatus isolate MH-2024 chromosome 22, ASM4005453v1, whole genome shotgun sequence, the genomic segment gagacatttggagtctgatttttgcaaacctgcatcactggatgaaggctgatgtgtgtgtgtgtgtgtgtgtgtgtgtgtgtgtgtgtgtgtgtgtgtgtgtgtgtgtgtgtgtgtgtgtctccagcagaactccaggactccgctgtggaacatctttgaggagcaggagagcccAGACTCCTCCGAcaacgatgaggaggagatggtgccGTTCGAGCTGAGGGAGATGCTTCTGAGGCTGCTGGACGAAGACGAGGTCCTGGCAggccatcaataaatgaacttatgaaatataaatgaagaaaaacagtcccacAAGCCATTGTGCTAATGCTAAACATTACCTTGACATCTATTGTTGGTCTTTCTGGTGCGTTTCATGTAGGAGGTATAAttctaaaatatcaaaaataagtcaatataatatttaacaaattaattttcttcaaatatAGCTAATAAACATTGTCAAGTTTCATTGTGGGTGTGACGCgtttatcactgacagctgttagcacttcctgttagcctgacgatcactctgacatttactgtcaaactgtaaggttttactcctgaaggctggatcttcagttttctttattaaagctgctcatagccattattttgtactgatgtgtcctcccttcatcaccttcatccaagtgtcccgtgtgtgtgtgtgtgtgtgtgtgtgtgtgtgtgtgtgtgtgtgtgtgtgtgtgtgtgtgtgtgtgtgtgtgtgagtgtgtgtgtgtgtgtgtgtgtgtgtgtgtgtgtgtatgtgagtgtgtgtgtgtttcattaatggttaagagcctgttggatcacaagctgtctgtcaaagtgggtgaacggatggatgagagacggatgTCCTTATGTCACAgacagctgttgagatacttctTGTAGCTAGCATGAACAGCTAGCCTTAGCCTCCCTCCAGTGAAGGTGAGGTCTAGAATGTGgtggcgccctctagtggcataaaaacagctttgaacCCCCGACCCCTGATGTCTTAGTCCTGGCTGTTGCGTCATTAGCTCATCGTCTCACTACAGacactcgtcttcatcctccactctacatactcctcctcttctcctttagctccacctcctgagtcagactcaatcaacttttatttatatagctcttaatcacgtcaagagacatttcaaagccctttaatagacagaaaaacccaacagaaccctccagagaagACACAAGCAAAAGCGACCGGACTCATTGGACCACTAGCTGCTCAGgtcgctaacagcagctagcagctggtgctgtccctctgatgttctcattcctgatcctatccatcctggtcactcccagagagaacctcagcatcttcatctctgctacctccagctctgtctcctgtcttttcctcagtgacactgtctctagaccaaacaacatcgctggtctcaccacagttttgtacacctttcctttcattttagctgaaactcttctatcacacatcacacctgacactttcctccacccgttccatcctgcctggacacgtttcttcatctcttttccacactctccattgctctggactgttgagcctaagtacttaaaatcctccaccttcttgatctcttctccctgtaacctcactcttccacttgggtccctctcattcacacacatgtactctgtcttactgcggctaaccttcattgctctcctttccaggacaaacctccacctctctagcttctcctccacctgttccctgctctcactgcagatcattattaattcattcattagcaTTAATCAttagtaatttatttaaaaagaaaaaccaaaataaaaacagtggaaaaacaaaataaaagtaataacatgcccaagagacaaaaaaataaaataataaattcctgctcgttaaatataaattttgctCAACAgcttaaataaatgtgtgaatggagTATATGCCAGTCTTACTGGTGGCTGTCCATAGTCAGACATCAAACCACTCATGATCTGAAAGTTCTTGAATCAAGGTGAGGACTCCGGGGTTCACATGaaggtgagatgtttttgtcttctctcGTGCCCTTCTCCGGGtggatggagaaaaaacacCTGTGGAAACACAAGACAGATGACTGCATTaatagtaaaatattttcacattaacaaaactcttttcatccatttatccatcttcatctgcttaTCCGGGTCCGGGTCACAGGAGCAACAGcaggctccgctcgaggcggaggaccagcggctctactccgagctcctccctggtgactgagctcctcatcctatctctaagggtgcgcccagcccctctacagaggaaactcatttcagctacTTGCATCCAGGATGTTGTCCTTTCGGACATGACCTTAAACTTTGGGCCATGAGAGTGGGATCATAGACTGACCCATAAATACAGAGCTTCATCTCAgctctttcttcaccacaacagacctatacaacgACTGCATCACTACGGCCGCTGCTCCAACTGTAAATCCCATTCTCCATCTgcccctcacttgtgaacaagaccaaGATATGTGAACTCCTCCAATtaaggcaaagactctccgccAACCCAGAGAGCGCAGACCACCTTTTTTCGATCGGGAACCATGGCCTTAGATTTGGAGATGCTGATCCTCATCTCACTCGAGTCACACTCAGCTTCAAACCACCACACTACATGCTGAAGGTCCAAGTTTGATGAGCCAAGaagacaacatcatctgcattaagcagagatgaaatcctttggtccccataCTGAACTCCCTCCAGATTCTGCCTTCGACTAGAAATTTTGTCCATAATGAACAGAATCAGTGGAGCACAGcactgccggagtccaacattgCACCTgtaacaggtctgacttactgctgggAATGCAAACCAAACTCTGACTTCTGTCATACAGGGACTGTATAGCTCTCAGTAAAGAAATACAAGGTTCGATTATAGGTatgatcctcctctccagtaacCCTGTAATAGACAatccctgggaggctgaggagtgtgataccCCTACAGTTGGAGCACATCCTCCAGTCCCCCTTCTTTAAAAAGCAGGACCACTGCCCCAGTCTGTCAATCCAAAAGCACTGTCCCCAACTGCCATGTGGCATGACAGAGATGCTTCAGCCAAGACACATCTAGAGACTTCTGGTACTCAGGGCAGATCTCATCTACCCCCAGTGTATTGTCACTGAGGAGCTTGGCAGCCACCTCGATGACTTCAGCTTGGGGTGATGTACAAGTCCAACTCTGAGTTGTCTGCCTCTGCTTCGTCCATGGAAGGCATGGTAGTGGGATTATGGAGATCCTCTAACTAATCCATCCACCCTCCTACTCGTGTCCCACTGCctccccaaactcctcccagacccaagTTTTTGCCTCCATGACCAGTGGGGCTGCAGTGCTCTTGCCTGCCTATACCTGTCAGCTGCCACAGGAGTGCAATGATTCAACAACAATCGATAAGAGTCCTTCAGCTTGATGgaatcccttacttccggtgtccaacACCAGGTTTGGGGGTTGCCGCTGCAACAGTTACTGGAGAACTTGTGGCTACAACTTTGAGCGGTCACTTCAACAGTGGAGGTGGAGAATATGGTCCACtttgactcaatgtccccagcccgGTGCGGAGTCTGGGAGGAGCTCTCTGAgtggtgggagttgaagacctcacaacattttatttaaactatTGCTTTAAATCCATCTGCAGAAAGTACAGCGTCCTGATTCTACTCGTCGTGATGTTCTCATACATGACCAGAtctacctcttctcctccttcagccatcgTGGGTAGCGGCGAATGTCCTGGTTCAGGTTCGATGTGTCGCAGAATGACAAATGAAACCTAACCTAGCAGCAAAGTTTGAGGTAGCAAGTTAGGTTTACTCCACAAACCATTGGAGTTGTGTGTCCGAGGAGCAACGCTGTCCACCACTGCCCTGCAATGACTCATTTGTACCAGCAGGTGTCAGCATCATAGAAGGCTTCTAAAAAGGACCCGCATGAAGTGTTAAAGGTTGTAGTCTGAGAGCTGATTGGTCCAAGCGCTGTAAACTGAACAGGCTGTGTCCATTCACTTATAGCAGGCAGAAGCATCACTTTTGATTCTGAAGGGTCTGGCAGATTTCATGGAACCGTACAACGTTAGGTAGCTGAAATATGATTTGATAAAAAGTTTTGTCCAactttggaaatggaaaaaaacttttatttaaaaatacaaaatttataaaattaaaattttaaaaatatttatgaataagtGTGTTTTACTGAGTATGTTGgaagccagcagagaaggctttgCTGGCCCTGACGCCCCGCCACTGGTTAATTGATGATCCGATTAATTGCAATTTGCAATTTGCCACAACGCCTTCAGTTGAGATGTAAATGTTCATCGGAATGTAACTACCAGCTATCGTCTATGTGTGAGCTGAGCTTATCTTTGTATGTTCCATCGTGGTCACTATCATAAAACAGTGTGCAATGTAGAGGATCGATAGGAGGCAGGTAGGGTGCATGTCTGAATCCAGGGACTGAATCCAGGGCTTCCACATAGCATACACGGAACCAGGGCTTGAAATTGtcaccattttggtcgcatatgcacccaaatttttatcagtgtgaatattgaatatatttgggagcaaaggtgcgactagggaaaaaaatctggtgagccttttttttcctcttctctctcgctctttctctctctccatagagcagggaaaaccaaatggcggaccgcggtccagATCTGGACCgcatgatggttctgtccggacccgtgaccactccatgataaatggAGGTATTGGtaaagagtagattttcttggcgcatttttacttgcagttcacggctacagacggcgggcgcccagtagatgtcagcagtgggtgAGGTTGGAACTGGTCGCATCAGCCATTGTCCATTCTGTCCAGCTTCACTGCAAAAAATTTGAGTACCAACTGGGTCTTAAATTATGTCCCGCGAACACAATGGGCAACGGTTTGGTAAAAGGCAGAACCTGTGGTTTACCCGAGAAGCCCATCAATAATATGCTGTCAGATGTTAACATTGACTGCGGTACAGGTGTATCGAAAGTGGAGTATGTGGCTCTAATGTCTATCAGGCCGCTGACAGTcttaacacacacagtcataggAAGCATTGGTTCAGCTGTTCTGTTGCTTCCGGGCCTGCCCAAGGATCCCTAATCTGTCCAGTAGGGGTCATCATCCTCCCCTGTTACTGTTTCCCCAGTTTAGTATTGACCATACTGCTGTGTCCATTCGGTCCCCTTGCCCACTGGTTGTTTGGTGCCCATGGATAAATGCCCCCTGTGCCACGTCCTGGAGCAGATGGAAATCCTCTGTCTCGAGGTGGTTGTGGAGCGTACCCTTGTGGGCTTAGTCGGGCCTGTTTGCAACTGCGACTCCAATGATTAAGATCACAACATATGAAACATCCAGGCTGATTAACTGAGTATAATCTGCTGCCGCCATAGCTTtcacctcttcctcgtcctcctttagcccaagaccagccaccacgaCCCTGCCACAAAACACTGCCAGCGTGGTTAGAGTTTTTCTTGACCTTCTTGTCATTTACCTTGGCCCTAGCCTCAGCTAATTGTAATTTAAGtaattgtgtctgcatgtgttggaTGTCTGTGTTGTGGTTGGCTTCTGTTTTCTGATAATGTGTTAGATGATGCACAAGGTGATGGTGGAACCAGTTAATTTGTTCTTCAGTGGAGGTGGCAAACCATTCAAGAGAGCTGTTCTAAACAGTGTCTCAGTTACCTCATTGCTGGTGGGATGAACTCCTGTTGCTGCTGACCATTTGGCCAGGCAGTTGTTCCTCCTTACCATCCCATGGGAATGAGGTAGAGGTGTTCCCATGGGGTATTGGAAACTCGTCTCTCAGCACGTTAAACAAGGCTCTGGCAAATGGACCGAATGGTCTCTCTTGTGGTTTCCCCGAGAAGCCCATCAATGATATGCTGTCTGATGTTAACATTGACTGCGGTACACCACTCAGACCCGCTGCGGTTCTGACAGCTGAAACTTTCATAGGGGTGAGTGCAGTATCTAACAACTGCAACACATCTCCTACTGCTAAATTTTGGCCTGAGGTTATGGCTAACATGTGTTCAATCTATTGATCCGCTCCTTGAGACAGGGGGGGTAATATTTTAGCCATGCCTTTgaaatcagtaaataaataGTTTATAATCTCTCAAGTtattagtgaaagaggacatgaagatagttgatgtgagagaagaggatgcgaaagacagggttagatggaggcaattgaggCGCTGCTGACTCAATGTACCATTCATTCTCACCTGCAACgtgatttgtcaatttatactTGTCTGGAACTTCACgtgggatgccaatagcatctgtgtagacTTGACTGTCCTCCAGCATCGTGGTGTatgagctcaggtgtgaccatGTCCTCACCTCAGCCTTGAACACATTGTAAATCTGTatgggagaaatgagacacacaagtgcacatctTCCTGCCCAGTTTGGGACAAGGAGTCTTTTGTGTCTTGGTTTTAGTCTTGTTAGTTTTGCGGTTGAGCTTGAGCGAATtgcaactgtatttttcataagtcagtttctaaatcagcaaatttattttggtgtttGTCGTCGAAGTGGCAACATTTCTGTCTCCTTTTTCCCtactttgctctttcttcaacatcctccactgTCTTCTTTATCAACTTTCTATCACTCTCATGACCTTCCATCAGGGATTGCtgatatcctctctctctctctcacttagAACTTCCGCTTCCCTTCCTTTTCTGACTTCTTGTAGTTCCTTTCTCAGTCTCTACATCTATTGCTccactctctctatctcttctgtctttcctctctctctctattattGCCGTTTTTAATTCATACAAAATTTGACgtgcatcatctgtttctctgtcctcttcagTTTTTAATACTCCCTCTTTTTAAATGCCACAGAGCTTGTTGACTAGCTGGACTAGCTGCGACATTTGTGGCTGATGGCTTATTTTGTCGTTGCCTTAACATTTCTCGAACCTGAGCTGAAGGCCCACTGGTGAAATATTCCTCTCTACTTTGAATTGGCATTGAATTGTTACCCATGTTTTCAAAATAACATGCCTCCCTATCCCGGGTAAAATTGTTGTCCTTGTCCATGGGCTCCGGTCGCCACGGGAGGGCCCGTCTCTCACCAACCAGAATGCCACACACAGGACAGGggtgtgttctgttgttttctacacaatttgaaggaaacacaggtttggatcacaccccgagtgatcatcttctattttttgcaatttccctcttttcttaaaagttgttttaagacttcaatgaataaagaatactCTAATAATcctacagggaaattatttacctATGTTAAGTACACGTACACTCATATAGCATACATTATACAACACTGCAAGAGAATACAGCTGTCACcgttagacaacacagcattcacactaaataaacacaagagacaTATAAACACGACagtacagacaaacacaacaaaacctaaTAGCATAAATAGAGTGCAGAGATCACACAATAGCTCACATGCCCATACGCTGGCGAGGCACTCTTTCTCGATCTGGGAATAGCGTCACTCAGTCTCGGTCAACGTCCTGGAACAGAATGCCACAGGTCTGAGGCCGTCTCCCTGCTCCTGTAGCAGCGCAGCTACCAGGCCGAAGTTGCTGGCATCGGCGCTCACCACGGTTGGTTTGTTGGCATCGTAGAACGCCAGCACTGGCGCAGAGGTCAGCATTTGCTTTACCTCCTTGAATGCTTGCTCCTGTTCGTCTCCCCAAACCCTGGCCGTGTCCTTTTTCAGGAGGCTGTTGATGGGGTGCATGACTGATGACAGGTCAGGGAGGAATTTCCCCAAAGAGTTGATCATCCCAATGGTCTGCCGTAGCTCTGTCAGGTTGGTGGGACTCGGTAGCTCTGTTATCGCTCTGACCTTGCTCGTATCCGGCCTGATGCCCTCTTTGCCTATCACATGACTGAAGCACAGGATCTCAGAATAAAACGCTCACATTTCACAGCCGTGTTCAGTCTCTTTAAGTCCACACAAATTCTGGgctttttgttcttcttgatCACTGGCACCATGGGAGCGCACCAGTCAGTGGCTTCGTGCACCTCCCCAATGATGTCCGAGGCGTGCATGTGCTTTATCTCCTCTTCCACCTGAGGCAGAATTGGGAAGGGAATGCGGCGCGGTGCAGCAACACTGTAGGGAGTGACATTGGGCTGGAGCTCAATTTTCACGGGTTCACAGTTCAAGAGTCCAATATCTccaaaaacatcttcaaaacaTTCAATGCATCCACCCTGGGAATCAGCCCCATTTCAGTAGCTATTTTCCTACCCAGCAGGTTGGTAGTGAATGGGCCCCTCATCACATCACATAAATCCAAAATTGATGATTCACACCACgtttctcagtctctgccaatAATTTGCCTTTGCAGTCGAGCTTTCCGCCTGGGCTAGTGAAATTTGTTTCTTTCAAAACAGGGCGCTGGGGCAGACTGCTAAATGTCTGGTCTGAAATCACTGTGATATCAGCGCCTGTGTCAATTCTAAACTGCACAGTAGTTCCTTTAATGTTCAGATCCGTGAGCCACTTGTCTTCATTGACTTCGGTGTTCTCAGTAACAAGTCCTAGGAACCACAAGCTGCTGCCCTCGTCGCTGTCACTgttagctgctgctgctactgctcTAACAGCTTTTGATTTGCACATTGCTTCAAAGTGTCCCTTTTTACTGCATTTACGGCACACCTTGCCTGTTGCTGGACATGCACCGAACACGTGCACTCTGCCACATCTCGAACATGCATTTGCCTCACGCTGTCCTGAGAAAGTGTCAATGCCTGGTCGCCAGGAAGGGGTGGAGTCTTCAGTGCCGGGATGTTGTTGTCTGCCACAAAGCATGCAAAGAAGACATTCAgctgagtggtggagctgtcgcagaaCTGAGGAAGTTGGCTTGTAGTCCATAATGAACTGAATCTCCCGCCACAAATTCCTGGTGCCTCTGCTGTCGCTAAAGTGGGTGgtgatcctcctggagtactgtctcttggacacTCGTATGCCTCATGACAGGTTGGCCCTCGCTGTCCTcaggcccacctcgtccccagctctgagaaggttctggtgaccgtgacatcatccatgcatttcctcatgtatgcagtgacgaTCTCCGTGTagtcctggaggtctgtggtgttgttgtgggtggctgcatctttggatacgctccagtctgtggtggagaagcagttTTGGAGTGCCTCTGACAACCTatcaggccacacccgtatctgccttttcacaggtcTGACGACTCTGACGAGCGGTCTGTATGCCGGCGTTAGCTTAACAGTGGTGTCGTCTgacgccccaaggtgggggagagCACTTTataggcatctttatgtgtcgtgtcaagattgtccaggatgttagctcctccGGTGAAAAAGTGGTGGGTGGGACAACGGCCCACCTGAGTGGGAAGGACTTCTAATGACCCTCATTGTGTTGGGGGTTTGTGGGGACGACTTTCTGCCCCAGCAGGACTATAAGTGTCTGGACTCAGTAGCATTGAGTCACAACTGAAGGAGTCCTGACgtggatgactgagacctgcagacatgtcttcaaccggcctgaagtaagttctcctcattctgctttgctcttcttgacctgcctttacctggaggactccacAGACTTTACTCTGACTCAGAGCAAAGTGTGAGTCAGAGTAAAGTAGAGTAATCTTTCTCATCCCAGCACTGTCTCCATTGCTCATGGATATGTTTGGTCCTGACTTCTTAAAACTAAATGGTATGAGAACCAAGACGAGGAGCACTGGGCACAGAATTTAAGGTGAAGCGGGGAAaggtttctaaaatgttctcaccattaactaaaaatcccaaaatgctttgtgttcatactgaccctgacaccagtggtgtggagcagcagtttcagatcTATGTAGCTCTTTTAGATTCTTTTTGTAAAACCATTGAAGTTTTcccctgttctgtttgtgtgtagggAGGGTAATGGGTTTCCATCCCTCTaccttttgtttatatgtgaggggtgggggtaTTATGGTGGGTTTCTATCTCCCAACCTTCCTGTTATAACATGGTaacttgtgtgtcctcaggtttgaacaAAGCAAACCACCCAAGAGCGAGGAGCCACCGACCCCCCAGCCATTGATGCCTACCCCCGCCTCCCTGCTCGACACATCAGACCTGAATCCCAGTGGGTCAACACCCGGCCCAGGGGCTCAAGATTGGGTCAACGCGGCCGAGTTTGTTCCAGGACAGCCGTACTGTGGACGGGGTGAGTGATAcgcgtggtgtgttggggagaagcACTAGATCCCACCTACGTCCCCTTGTGAGGAGACTTAGGGCTGTGGATATTTTTTTAGGTGTGGGTTGGGCTGTTGTTCATGTTGGTATTTGGTAAAACTGTTGATTTGTTCGCCCATTGACAAGCAAGTGGACAACTGTGAACTTGTGTAGTCCAATCAGGTTGTAGGCGTGTGGGCATCATGTTGACCAGTATTTTGATGTTTCGTTGTTGTGGGTCGTCTGCAGCAGAGCCGATGAAGATGGAAAGCTCCGCCCCCCTCACCGAAGAGTGCGACGCTGGCGCCGCACCTAAAAACAGGGAGCTGAGGAAGCAGGTCTGCTTCTATGCCGCTGTGGGAGAGTGCCGCAATGGAATCAACTGTCCCTATCTCCATGGCGaagtgtgtgacatgtgtggcCATCCAGTGCTCCACCCCACCGACATGAGTCAGCGCTCAGAGCACACCAAGGTAACGACCTGCTCACACACTACCcaagctgtcacacacactcctttgacatgatggtaacatacacacacttcctgcacctGTCCACAGGCGTGCATGGAGGCCCAAAAGAAGGACATGGAGCTCTCATTCGCCATCCAGCGCAGCAAGGACAAGATGTGTGGTGTGTGCATGGAAGTGGTGTTGGAGAAGGCCAACCCCAGTGAGCGGCGCTTCGGCATCCTGTCCAACTGCAGCCACTGCTACTGCCTGAAGTGCATCAGGACGTGGAGGAGGGCCAAGCAGTTTGAGAGCAACATCATCAAGTGAGTCAGATCGTCTGTGCAgtcgtcagtgtgtgatggtagTAGGGGGGGtcgtttcacctttgtatactactGAGGAAGATTAGTATACAAAGGGTCACAATcttttttgggagtttcgaaactcccaaaaagattgtgtcagcagattaacccaggtgatgagTGTCATGCTAATTATACCTCATTAGCATGCAAAGGttaaactcgcatttcaacgacccccctttgacacaccCATCAACAATTGTTGATGAGTCTTTGTATTGTTGATCCTTTGTATACTgctgaccctcattagtatacaatatgagggtcattagtataCAATACGATGGGACAAGaacagccaccttcagaactgaacaagtctcttggatgagagatgaaacgtcttcaagaactttcctaatatccagtggatcgactttaacagctttggataacaaatatttattcatcttcttcatgAAAGCATCCAAATGTTATCTAAATATGTTTCAGAGGTACTTTGAACGAGGTTTAGCGATGTGTTCCATCACATTGTCTGTAAATGaaccagaaactttttttaattgacgtTTTCCCGTTTTCTCACCAAACATCTACTGAGActgttttttaatctccttcagaggagcttcttcctgAACGTTCCCGGTTTCAGATGGTAAAACCATTTTGTCTACTTATTTCCAGATCTTGCCCAGAGTGTCGAATAATATCCAACTTTGTCATCCCGAGTGAGTACTGGGTGGAAGTTACGGACGACAAGCTGAATCTCTTCCAAAAATACAAGGACGGCATGCGGTAAGTGGGCTAGGCCAGAAACGGGTAAGGGGTGGGGCTACACAAATGGGTGGGGTTATACTAGTAGATCTGCAGGAGAACATCTGGGCTGTGGAGTGGGCGGTGTTtctgatgtgtctgaatccctgacagtctTCTCGGTCTCCTTCAGGAACAAGCCGTGTCGGTACTTTGATGAGGGGCGTGGCACATGTCCCTTTGGCGCCAACTGCTTCTATAAACACGCCTTTCCTGGTGGACGACTGTTGGAGGCCCAGCCCCCGCGCCAGCAGCCCAGATCCAATGACAGGAACAGGGTAAGGGGCCACCAGTCCACTGGTTCTGTTGAAGGTCtgccaagaacagcagcatctccacagcagcgccctctgctggctgagtggaagcactgatcagtggaaaccatcgtttggagacatttggagtCTGATTTTTTCAAACCTGCGTCACTTgatgaaggctgatgtgtgtgtgtgtatgtttgtgtgtccccAGCAGAACTCCAGGCGGACTCCGCTGTGGAACAtctttgaggagcaggagagcacagACTCCTTCGGCATCGATGTTGAGGAGATGGGGACGTTCAACCTGAGAGAGATGCTTCTGATGCTGCTGGCCGCCGGGACCGACGACGAGGATGAGTGGGACTTATTTAATGAGGACCTGGACGATTTCTGTCAAATGTATCAATagcagcccccctcccccactgcacccccacccccttaaaaacatttatattagaaaatgaatggactGTCTTCTGAAAGTAATGGACGGTAGCTCCCACCCTGTTTTGTGACAggccatcaataaatgaaagagaaaaagtacCTCAAGCCATGGCGCTCTTGCTAAACATTACCTTGACATCTATTGTTCGTCTTTTCTGTGCGTTTCATGTAGgaggtccatccatccatccatccattctcttccgcttatccggggtcgggtcgcgggggcagcagcttaagcagggaagcccagacttccctctccctagccacttcatccagctcctccgggagaatcccaaggcgttcccaggccagccgggagacatagtctctccagcgtgtcctgggtcgtccccggggcctcctcccggtaggacgtgcccggaacacctcaccagggaggcgtccaggaggcatcctaaccagatgcccgagccacctcatctggctcctctcgatgcggaggagcagcggctcgactctgagtccctcccggatggccgaactcctcaccctatctctaagggagagtccggacaccctacggaggaaactcatttcggccgcttgtatccgggatctcattctttcggtcacgacccatagctcgtgaccataggtgagggtaggaacgtagatcgaccggtaaatcgagagctttgcctttcggctcagctccttcttcaccacgacagacccatac encodes:
- the LOC137589712 gene encoding probable E3 ubiquitin-protein ligase makorin-1; translated protein: MLCVHTDPDTSGVEQQFQIYGGFEQSKPPKSEEPPTPQPLMPTPASLLDTSDLNPSGSTPGPGAQDWVNAAEFVPGQPYCGRAEPMKMESSAPLTEECDAGAAPKNRELRKQVCFYAAVGECRNGINCPYLHGEVCDMCGHPVLHPTDMSQRSEHTKACMEAQKKDMELSFAIQRSKDKMCGVCMEVVLEKANPSERRFGILSNCSHCYCLKCIRTWRRAKQFESNIIKSCPECRIISNFVIPSEYWVEVTDDKLNLFQKYKDGMRNKPCRYFDEGRGTCPFGANCFYKHAFPGGRLLEAQPPRQQPRSNDRNRNSRRTPLWNIFEEQESTDSFGIDVEEMGTFNLREMLLMLLAAGTDDEDEWDLFNEDLDDFCQMYQ